From a single Pseudomonas triticicola genomic region:
- the trmD gene encoding tRNA (guanosine(37)-N1)-methyltransferase TrmD yields the protein MANLRVEVISLFPEMFSAIGDYGITSRAVKQGLLQLTCWNPRDYTTDRHHTVDDRPFGGGPGMVMKIKPLEDALAQAKAAAGEAAKVIYLSPQGRQLTQSAVRELAQSDALILIAGRYEGIDERFIEAHVDEEWSIGDYVLSGGELPAMVLIDAVTRLLPGALGHADSAEEDSFTDGLLDCPHYTRPEVYADQRVPDVLLSGNHAHIRRWRLQQSLGRTYERRADLLESRSLSGEEKKLLEEYIRERDDS from the coding sequence GTGGCTAACTTGCGCGTAGAAGTGATCAGTTTGTTTCCCGAGATGTTTTCCGCCATTGGCGATTACGGCATCACCAGTCGTGCGGTCAAACAGGGGCTCTTGCAGCTGACCTGTTGGAATCCGCGAGATTACACGACGGATCGGCATCACACTGTGGACGATCGCCCGTTTGGCGGTGGTCCGGGCATGGTGATGAAGATCAAGCCCCTGGAAGATGCGCTGGCTCAGGCCAAGGCAGCAGCCGGGGAGGCGGCGAAGGTGATTTACCTGTCCCCCCAAGGCCGTCAACTGACTCAGTCGGCGGTACGCGAGCTGGCACAATCGGATGCATTGATCCTGATTGCCGGCCGCTACGAAGGCATTGACGAGCGCTTTATTGAGGCTCATGTCGATGAAGAGTGGTCGATTGGCGACTATGTACTGTCTGGCGGCGAGCTGCCGGCCATGGTCCTGATCGATGCGGTTACACGACTGCTGCCTGGAGCTTTAGGGCATGCGGATTCCGCTGAGGAAGATTCCTTTACGGATGGTCTGCTGGATTGCCCGCACTACACCCGACCGGAGGTGTATGCGGATCAGCGTGTTCCCGACGTGTTGCTGAGTGGCAATCACGCGCATATCCGGCGTTGGCGTTTACAGCAGTCCCTTGGTCGGACCTATGAACGACGCGCCGATCTTCTGGAAAGCCGCTCGCTTTCTGGAGAAGAGAAGAAGCTGCTCGAGGAATACATCCGCGAGCGGGACGATAGTTAA
- the rimM gene encoding ribosome maturation factor RimM (Essential for efficient processing of 16S rRNA), whose protein sequence is MNATPAPADDLIVIGKIYSVHGVRGEVKVYSFTDPTENLLQYKTWTLKREGNVKQVELVSGRGSDKFLVAKLKGLDDREEARLLAGYEICVPRNLFAELTEGEYYWYQLEGLKVIDTLGQLLGKIDHLLETGANDVMVVKPCAGSLDDRERLLPYTEQCVLAVDLEAGEMKVDWDADF, encoded by the coding sequence ATGAACGCGACGCCAGCCCCTGCCGATGATTTGATCGTTATTGGCAAAATTTATTCTGTTCATGGCGTTCGCGGCGAAGTGAAGGTTTATTCCTTTACTGATCCGACTGAAAACCTGTTGCAGTACAAAACCTGGACGCTCAAGCGCGAAGGCAATGTCAAACAGGTCGAGCTGGTCAGTGGACGCGGGAGCGACAAGTTCCTGGTCGCCAAGCTCAAGGGTCTCGATGATCGTGAAGAAGCTCGTCTTCTGGCCGGTTATGAGATCTGCGTGCCGCGCAACCTGTTCGCTGAATTGACCGAAGGCGAGTACTACTGGTACCAGCTGGAAGGTCTGAAGGTCATCGACACCCTTGGGCAACTGCTCGGGAAAATCGATCATCTTCTGGAAACCGGCGCCAATGATGTAATGGTCGTCAAGCCTTGCGCTGGCAGCCTGGATGATCGCGAACGCCTGTTGCCCTATACGGAGCAATGCGTGTTGGCCGTCGACCTGGAAGCGGGCGAGATGAAGGTGGATTGGGACGCGGACTTCTGA
- the rpsP gene encoding 30S ribosomal protein S16 — MLTIRLALGGSKKRPFYHLTVTDSRNPRDGSHKEQVGFFNPVARGQEIRLSVNQERVAYWLSVGAQPSERVAQLLKESAKAAA; from the coding sequence ATGCTAACAATCCGTCTTGCCCTTGGCGGCTCCAAAAAGCGCCCGTTTTACCACCTGACCGTAACCGACTCGCGTAACCCGCGTGACGGCTCCCACAAAGAACAGGTTGGTTTCTTCAACCCTGTTGCCCGTGGTCAGGAAATCCGTCTGTCCGTGAACCAAGAGCGCGTTGCCTACTGGCTGAGCGTTGGTGCACAACCTTCTGAGCGCGTTGCTCAGTTGTTGAAGGAATCTGCCAAGGCTGCGGCCTGA